AGTGGCCTGAGATGAAGCAATACGAGAAGCAACGCTGCGACGTCCTGGAGGAGACCGCTGGTGAGACCATGCTTGGCTGTACTACAGTCTAAAGGGCGGCAGCCGGAGGCTATGGGCGCCGACTGTTGGCGTCGCCGGCAGTATGCACGAATAGGAGAGGAAGCAACGACATCCGAGGAGGAGGATGGCAACATAgcgaggagaaggaaggaggaggcggTGCTGTGACCGGCGTtgtgaggagaaggaggaagaagatggaggggTTGTCGCCTTCGCtgtggagaggaagaggaagagggaggatcTGTCGCCGGCGTTGTGAAGGTGGCGGTGAAGGTGGCTAGAGGTTGCTACCATCGAGAGAGGAAGGAGAGAGGAGCAGTGGCCGGTCAGGCGGCGGCGTCGCGAGGAGGAGAAGTGGCCGCAcggtgaggagagggagaggggaagAGGTGGTGGCCGGTCTCGGCTCCGACGACGGCATCGTACATGTGAAGAAGAAGGTCCGATTCTGTGGGTTCCTCCTGGTGACGGCAAACACGAACCAAAAACAACCCCTTTCCTTTTGGTTCACGGCGACTACGAGAGGAGGAGCGGGAGAGGAACAGTGGTCAGTCGTCACCGGCGTCGCGAGGCGGATGGGGAGAGAGTACCGGCCTTTCCGGCGATGGCGACGTGAGGAGcagagggagagaggagaaggTGATGGCGCGTGTAAGcagggagaggaggagaggaggtgTGGCGGCCGGCGATGGCGTCGTCTCCGGCGAGAAGcatgaggaggaaggaggagttgGCGGCGCCTGAACGAAGCCGAGACCCCCTCTTTTGCATACTACAATATTCCCCACTTCAAGCCTAGTTAGCGAAAAGACCTAAATACCCTCCTTCTTTCCCATTATTTCTTCTCTACCCCTATCATATCCGTATCATCATCATTAACCTTGTCAACATTGTCAAGTGGAGTTTGGTTTCCCCCTATTGCAGCATTAGTTTGGGCAGTCTCAGACTTGTATGATGTATCCATCCAAAGTACCATGTAATTGGCTGGAGTATTCTTGTCTTGAACGTCTTATTTCTAGTTGTGTTTCTGCCCACATTTTTTAAGTGCAGTTGCAGCTTCTATACGTTCCTGTTAAACCTCGAGTGAATAACACAATCAGAAACCAGAAATTATAAAGAACATAGCATAAATATATGGTATCAGTACCTCCAGAACTGCTCGTATAGAGTTTCCATCAATAGCTATACCTATCAAAGAGACAAGTGCATTCAGGCGTTCTTGAACACTCAACTCACAGTAATCACCTTCTGATAGGCCCTGAACCCATGGTTCACCAAAGTTGCTTTCATGAATCTCTGTATCCTCCATGTCAGGGTTAGCTGATTCATGGTACTTTAAACTGGCATCAGTATGTTCAGCAGCACCAGAAATACCTACTGTTTTCAAGTTATCTGAACAAGGGTTTGGAGGAACCTTCTCAACATTTCCAAAAGTAATTAATAGAGTGTCTTCAGTATCTCCTCCTTTCCCCTTACCTAGTGAAGTGTACATTCTAGGGTCTTTTAGCTTGCTACCAAACAGGTCATTCTTACCCAATGTCGGATCCATGCCGGCATCATCAACCTCAGGATCATCATCAGCATCTTCTGTATCTTCATCACTTTCTGCATCATCTACATCTTCTATATCCTTTTATGCTTCTTCAGAATCTGAAAGTGCACTTTGAAAACCTTGTACTTTTGTCAGAACCGCAGAGAGTATTGCATCAGCATCTGCAGGATCTTTTCTATATTGGGATTGCACACAATATGTCGAAGGAGCAATTTTCTCAAAAAGTTATGTATCACATGATAGAGCTGCAGCAACTGATCCCTTAGGTGTCTTGCTTGTTGTTAGATCTCTCAACCCAGATTTCTAATAATGAAACAACTTGGTTAAATAAATCAAGAACAAGGAAACAACCTTACAGAAAGCATATACCTGAATCTTGCTGGCAACTTCATGTATTGTCAAGCCTCTACCACCTTCAAGCGAAAGAACCTGAAGCAACAAATTTAACTGTTCCAGGAGTCAAGCAATGCCAAGATCTTTGGCAATATGTGTGCCCCCGTTCATGCATTGAAGCAACAGCATTTTTTAACAGCCAAGCCGTTTCGCAAAGTGGAAATGATATCTTTGCCACCATTACTCTGAATATAAATTAGTTGATATTTTAGAAGTAACAATGGAAACAAAAAAGAAATACTACTTTAACGATGGAAGGATTGACCTGACAatggaaattttaaaatctccCAGCTCGCAGTTGCACATTCGTCAAGTCTCCAATTCAAAAAGCAATTCTGGAGTATTTCATTGAGCACAATCTCATCAATTTTGTGCATAATTGATATTCAAAAATATTATTACCTATGCTGCTCAGACTCTGGTACAAATATTGGACACAGATATAGATTTAAGTGTCAGCCACATTATTTATAAATAAGGGTACAGACACTCATCCGAAAAGATGCAATTCTTGGAGACttgttaaaaattataaataatattagTTATTAATATCATTAACTTAATATATGctaatacataataataataataataatagtaataaaattACAATTTCATACTATCATATCATTAATTTAATTTGCAGTAATACTTTTTAGTAATAAAGTTATTGATTAATTGTGTGATATTATATGATCTAATGAAATTTACTTATATTTGACACTTGTGAAGGATTAAAAATTACCTAATAAGTGAGTGTCACTTGATTACCATATTAAACCTCAAACCACCTTTCTCCCTAATATATCTAATATCTTTAGCTAATTAAACCAATAATAGTATACCTTATATACTTGCCGTATTAATTGTCAACCCTTTCTTTCTTCCCACGTCACCTATTCATATCTTCTTCACTAGATCGCACCCAAATGTACTGTCAAATTCGCAATTACGCCATTAATTACTCAAGACCAGAAAAATCACTCTTCAAATGCCCTTGACAGTATGTTTCTCCTTCCCTATATAGGTCTTCTgtcttctcattttctttttcaacTTTGCCGCTACCCAACTCATTCCTGTCGTTGTACAATCTTTGCACACATGATTTGAACAGGTCATCCATTTCTGACCTGATTTAGGTTGTATTCCTTCAATTTTCACTCAATCTATGTTTCTCTGGCCTTCTTGCATTATGCGTAGGAATGCCAATGAATATGTGGTCCTGTAATATTCATGATTAATTCTTGTTTatgttaaaaatatataaaagaatcacatttgaacACTAATGAGCTCACTTTTTAATCCTCATGAATAAAACTTGTGAACGTTTGCGAACAAATTTGTTTACGAGTATGTTTAGCGCTCAATAATCATCTTATTTGTTTaggttttaattaaatatataatgaaTATGATAAGCATGTATATGAACTTTAGAGTTTCAAATTATATAGAATATGTTAAACTGAGTAACAATATATGTTTATTCATTTTAATCAACGATTTAACAAAATTATAAGGACAACCATGTTGCAAATTCATTTTAACAAACAAGATTGGACaagcttaataaaaaaaaaaaaaagcttgaaCATTGTCAGTTACAACCCTAGTTATATGTTTTGATAGTAGTCATATGACTGAGAAATCAGGAAAACAATTAGATTGGGAATGACAGACTTTGCCAACTACGGACAGGAATATCTACCGAACCCAAGTGAGATTATTGGAGCTTTTCCCATCAAAATCAATGCCCGCTAAGGCACTAACTATACCTTTGACATtacatcaatatttttttattaggaaataatttatTATCTTGTTACATATAAAAAAGGTGCATTCAGAACCATTTGTTAAAATAACATGACAAAAGTTTGTTTATTCATTGTGCACAATGCAACAAAGAGTTGCCTTTTGCAGAAAAAAAAATGTCAGCGAATTAAACGAGACAAAAAGCAGTAACAATCAAATAACACTTTAATTTATAAAGAGAAGAATAATTGCATAATAGCAAATTTTGTCAAAGTTTATGCAGCAAAATTACCACATTTTTATCGCAGAAATATGCGATTGCAACATCCTTTTTTCTTCAGTTGGTGCACAAGTCCAGCTTACAAAACAATTTGTCGCAGTATCTCAGGCCATGTCAAGCAATTCAAATGGTGCTGCCAACTCTGAATGTTGAAGCCCCAAGCATAAGCTTGCAAAGGAAAGGAGAAGCTGGAAATGAGTTAAAGGAGATCAAAAATGGAAATAAGTAACTGAGAAAGTATAAAGTTAAAGGAGATAACAAAGCCGACCCCCTCAACAATATGGAGATGACCACTGCTAGGATTAGCATAATTACTCTGATTAGCACGGACTGTTATAACAGAATTCCTTACAAGATCCACTATGTCCTTGATTATGGATTTAAGCAGGGAAACAGAGATTCCACCCAAGAGTCTTGAATCCTTTAGGAATTGAGTTGAGAAGTTGAAGCTGCTTTTACTGATTTTATAGCTACATTTAGCATAATATTAACAACCTAGTCATCTACAGTTTGAGCATATAAATATGATATAACAGGTCAATGAGTAATCACCACTAACAACATCTCAACCAATCACATGGTTGACGCTAATCATTTTAACAAACTATCAGTCAGCAACACGGTGGATGGAAAATAATGAACTTCAGCTACTGCATATGGTACTTTATATTTTTACTACTTCTATAGACAGATATGTGTGTTAAATATAGTTGAGTTATGACACATTACCATATAAACCAATAAGGGCACAAGAAAATTAGCTAGTTCTGTAAATTCAATTTCTTGTCAAATATCATAGATTTCAAGGTGCAGATATCACAAGTGTTAATTAATATTGGTTCCTAATATTACCATGTCAAGAATCTACAAGATTCACCAAAAAGCTCACATAATGAGGAGACCTACGGTAGTAGATGAATTAAGAACAAAATAAATCTAGCAAAAAAGGGTAATTTGGTTAAGAAAAGAATCCACAACAAAAATGAAAGTTGTTTtaacgagaaaaaaaaaatggccTAAAAATATCCAAAATTCTTAATCAACAACAGAGATCTTTTTTTTATGTATACATCAATACTGGTATATTTACCACCACAGCATTATAAATGGACTTAACATCAGATATTATGTCATTCTAGCTTTGCAGATGATTTGATGATTCATAAGCATAGGGTATAGTTTAGAGAGCAGCCCACACATAATCATGGAGAGCTTGCACAAACTCTTCAAGTGTGAAAGGCCAGAGTCCAAGTACATCAGCAAAAGTAATTAAGAACCTCCATGCCTGCAATTTCAACCAGCAGTGTAACACAATGTCAAGAAAACTTGATTGAATGGCTGAAGTGGGATTACAAAGCTCAGGAAAAAAACATAATTCCCCAATGCCAAAAACGAAAACAGAAAAACCTGCAACATACCTATAGAGAATAAATTAAATACTGAGAATGCATATTTCATAATTTCTTTCGGAggacaaaattctaatatgtgaGATTAACAGCGCTAAGAAAACAGAAAAAACATGGCATGCAGGAGGAACCAAAAACTTGCAAGGTAATGGAGTAATAATCATCATTTAGCCAAGAAAACAAAAATTCTGAGAGAATAATCATAGTGACACGAGGAAATGCACCATAAGAAGGTTTGCTATGTTTTCATCAGAATCCACCCAGGGTTGAATACCAAAAGGCCTTCTCAGTTTCACAGAGCTTGGTGGAAATACCTGCAACATACCTGCAGTATAGGTTGTGAGTGTTTTGTGATGGTGGAAACTAAGCTAGTACTTAAATAGAGAAAACAAAAACAATAATCATACTAATTTGTAAGAATAATATAAAAAGAGCAATTAGAGTACAAGAAACACTCACCTAGAAAGTGTAATAAAAGCAATATTTCAGAACTAATACTAAATAAACTCAATATGAGGATCACAAGTACACAGAAAGCATATCAAGCAAATTAATATAAATAAGCTTTAAAACTAGAAGAACCATACTTCTGAAAGAATCCAATTGTTGCAACGTATCACTGTCAAGACTAAAGATCGAGATAAGTCCTTTATTCATTGCAGCCAACTCCATTAACTCTAGTTGCTCATCCTCAATAAACTCCATATATTGCCTCCGAATTCTGCAGGCAGTAGCTCTCCCTTTTGCAGCTTTCTGTATTTCTGCTTCCTTAACACGCTTCAATTATTCTCTCTGTCTCAACTTTTCACCCCAAAATCATCCAGAAAGATGCTAGGAAACTAACAGAGATTATGGGACTCAGACGAAAATTATGTAACCTACTCTAAGGGATTCCTTTAGCAtaaacttctctctgcgtttattttcatgtctttgttcttgttgaaccttctcttcttctcattGCTTTTGGTGCACCATCCActgctcttcttttcttctttcacaACCATGTCTGTGAATTTCCCTCCTCATTTGCCCTTCCCTCTATGGAATGATAATTTTGTTTCAGCACCAAATagtgaagaaaggaaaaaaaaaaaacattagtgATGAATTGGCACCTTTCTTCTCATGAAAATCTTGTTTCTCAAACTCTTTCCTTATCTGTTTCTCACGCACTTCAACCTCCTTAGCAACCCTTGCTTCATCACACTGCACAAATTGAAGCATTATATAACAACTATTCTTTTAAGAAAATTATCCCTGTATGAAGAGGTTGTACATACCTCGCGTTTTCTTGCcaatgtaaaaaaaatttcatgtCATACAATCTTGTCATAGGATATATACTGGTTTTGTAGACCTATGACATGGTGCATATCAAACTGAATGCCATTTGAGGGTACAGGAGAAATCTCACTGTGTTGAGCATCATTAGAGTCCATAGAGATGAAAAGAAATTCTTGCTGCATTTCATGCTGAGACAAGAGGCCAGCATTTGACATTGAGCGGTATAACTTGGTGTCAATTGTTCATTTCCATGAAGATTTTTACTTGCTGAAGGTAAAGATGGCTCTCTGGTAGACCTGACGACCCAGctcgggcccgtaaccgggtcaacaggccggttgcccgttgacctagGTTGCCGGGCCAAACTGGAACCAGCCTGGCAGGATGCCGAGCCGAACTGGAATCTGCTCAGCAGGTTCCAGACCCCCAAAACCGGCGAACTGTCGGTTCGGCTGgctaatttttttgtttttgtttaaaaCTGTTGGAACCGCCGGTTCCTAGCCGTTGGAATCGTCGGTTAACCGGCAGTTTATAGCCGTTGAGGGGGTGGTGGGGGGTGTTTTTGGGTATTTTTCCAACAATTAAgatcatttgaccattttttgatcaatgactatgatttagtgtccgttactatcgaaactctataaataaagagttcatttcattattttcacaacatcttctctactcttatttTCAATTTCGCATTCTCTACATATTTTCGACTCCAAGTCTCTATTTCTACGCACTTTCGTTTCAAATTTTCAACTATAATGGAAGGAGGCCGTGGAGGTTCATTATCTAGATCTCAAAGGGGAAAGGAAATAGTGAATTCGCACGGGGattccaacattcaatccaccgatgatgagaccGAGCACCTTCGATTTCGACACCTGAAACACAAGTACTGATGTAATTACTTCTAAGATTCGGGaaattcctcctctaaaatcttatattttcactaaacattttgagaaggtcactcttccgtcggtaGAATTGCATGTAAAATGTAAGCACTACAATGTTTCCTACAAATTCTAAGCCGACGGCAGCTATAGGTCATTGAAACGACACATAGAAACGAAGCATCggacggaatatggactcaaccgttctcaaacacaattatctagATTTTCTTCAATTAGCGGTAGTACTGATTccgattttttttatattatgatAATAAATAAAGAGAATCATTAGTTAAATttatttccgtagaacatctttctattagttttagatctaaatgcatatttgaagatttttataaagaatctcttaatccatgtgttaAACGTGTTcataggactacacttactcgcacaagtaaaaaattaacaaaataaggaaaaaaaaatttaattgatgaatttagtaaattaaataataaagtttctttatgttctgatatttggagtgatcatggGCAAACACATTAGTATATGAGTGTgaccattggatcgataactcttgaaatctctaaaaaagattgttagcttatagagtttttaatGAATCACATATGACtcataacatcgcacaattattatgtttaattttagaagaatatagaTTAACTCACAAAagtttttcaatatcattagataatgctagtttcaATACCACTTGCATGGAAGAACTAAATTTGTTTGTCAACATGGTTTATTtgttcatattcgttgtgtataccatgttttaaatttatgtgttcaagatggattaaaaattttaaaaaatcatattaaaccaattagaactgcaatttcttatttatggtcgcatccatctataatgaaacaatgagataagttttgtaaaactaatggaatgaggCCTAAAAAGTTTTCACGTGATGTCTCAACACATttggaattcaacatatcaattattacaagattcatttcaatataaagaattattatgtttattttttacacaaaatactaatactaatatatatttattttcacatcaatggaatatttgtaataatatttgtgaaattttaaaagtatttaacgaTACAACCGAACAACTTTTCGATGTTTATTATCTCACTGCTCATTTAATTTTAGAAAGTTTTTaagtatagtattagttttaaatgaacatattaataatgaatcattATCTTCTTGCatattagctatgaaaactaaatgggaaaaatatttttatgtaattcccaaaatttatttaattgcatttgctttagatcctagatttaaattagaagttttacaagaaatgctaactttgtattatgacgctttaattccaattaaagattcttcttctcccgatatagttaatattatatataatgttagaatttacttatatgatttttataatcaatattatgtaaaatatagaGTACAACCTAATATTTCTGAAACACAACAAACAACtggtagtaatttaaaacttacataaacacaacttttattaaaagaatggacGAAACTTCCACAAGGGTCCTCAAGTTCCACATaaaaacttgagaattattttacaacttctttttattttagtgaagcagatagcgaaaatttcGAAATCCTAAAGTGGTGATCACAAAAGGCTCAAAGTTTCCTGTCCTCTCCAtgatcgccaaagaaattttaacttgtcCAGTATCAACTGTTGCTATGGAGCAGACGTTCAATGCCAGggacaacatattagatgaacgacgatcaactttgtctctcgACTCATTGGAAGCTCAAGCATTACTCGACTATTGGATCATAGCCGAGAAAAGAAtctaaggaatgcaactttctgaTGACAAAGTCGAAGAATTTGATATTGAAGGAACCAATACAGTAGGAacgggaaatggaagtgaataacAACGTCACTTCCTAATGTAAAAgggtaaaaatgtaaaagaattaCGTGGACTTTGATTCCCTTATACCCTAAGGgaatacgtaggcaacttaaataagtgcaagtcttttttttaataaatttaagttttaaattttaaattttaaattttttaatataataatcttgaaccacGACGAACCGTGAACTGAACTGTGAATCAGAGTCTCCGAACCGTcaaaccgtcggttccgaaccgtggaaCCGTCTACTCTATGATACTAGAAACATCTATTGAAGAGTTATGGTAAAGAGATTGAGAGATCCGATCATAAGTCCGTGACTGAACCCTCGGCTGTCTAAGGAGAAACTGATACTCGTGAATAGCTCTATGGCCCTTCTGTGGATGAACCATATGAGAAATACTAGTTTCTAGTTTCCCATTCACATTGGATGAGCTAGCTAATGAATGTTCTAGACAAAACGTCTGCTGGCTAGCTAATGAATGTTCCATGGTAGACAAAAAGCCTGCTTCCTGCAAAGCAGTATATTCACAACAATCTTGAATCTACCAGAAACAACAAACCAAGTTCACAATGAAAGAAACTATAGATATTCTACTAATCTGAGTAAAGATCACATATCATAAGGCTAACAAATTGTAATAAACTTCAACTGTAACACAGTGAAAGAAAGTACACCTTCAAAGACTTGGTATCAAATCTCTCAAAATTGCCATCATAAGAACATATAGGCTGCTTCTGTTGCACAGGCATTTCTAATGAAATAGTTATAAAACAAATAATGAGGAAACTTCACAGAGTTTGCAACAGCAAATTATATGTAGATAGAGAATATATGAAAAAGTTAAAACACAAAATTAGCACCAAAACAAGAAAATGAATCAAACTCTTTAAAGATAAACTTCAAGCATTTTTTAGAGAGAAGTTTCAGCATCAAGGTTTAAAATACTTAGCAAAAATCTGTACATGAAGTTCCTAAAAAATGTCAATACGAAATACATCAAGGCTAATCTCGACCCATCTTCAATTAAATGAACATTTTAACATTGAAAATGAATGATTTCAAAACCAccattaaacaaaaaaaatcaaacataagtCAGTTTCATTTGTATAACAATATTCACTTAAGAggttagcataaaagaaaatcaaatttaGGGTAACTCAAGCATTATGACTAACGTATGCCTATAGTATCAGGGCAGCTTCAAGTGAAACTTAACAATTTAAGTACCTACGAACAATAGTTTTCTGCAACTGTacataaatagaaaataatctccttatgtatatataaatataCCTATTAGTGCACCAAAAGCACCAGGTGGCATTGAAGCAGACTCATCTCCAAGAAGTGGGACATCCTGTCTAACTGGCTCTCTAAGCTATGACTCCACTGATGCAAGTATTCGTTTTTCAGCCATGGTTAGTTCGGGGAGCGGATGTGGTAGCAACACCTTCGGGTCATAGTAGTGCCTGCCGATCCGAGAGACCAGTCTTCAGAGACAGCTCATCCCGTAGTGTATCCGACGGGTAAGCCTCCATTGGtggtaaaaatatataaaaataatgttGTACacaaaggatgttcacatatctttatgatgatatgatattatccattttggGTCTAACCCTTCATGATTTTGcttttggactctacccaaaaagtCTTATGCTGAGATATCCTATAtccttttaaatccatgattttaactaaatctttccaatatgggactttgattgaaccccaacaatccccccctcaaatgAGGGACCATCATTACTATCATGATCCGAGTCTtcccgcgagcatccggtcacttttgaccgGTCCTGAGCTTTCCAACAAATATCCGGTCATCCTGACACACTCCGAACCTCCCcgtaagtatccgatcaccctgacatTCTCCGGCACCGGCCAACTACTCCTTCTCCTCTGTTCCCTCCACCGACTCCATCGCCGACGGAGCAAGCAAACCCTAACCCGTGCAAAAACCACACCTCCGGAAAAAATCGAAGATCTCAAATCACCCACAGAAACAACAAAGAGATAAATAAATCCAACAACAACCGGCGAGGAAGAAAACGGATTTGGAGTAGGAATAAAAGCAACAGTGGTTTGTTTGATGCATTGAATGACTGGGAACAGGAACGAGATCGAGATCCATCGCGCTGCGTGATCTTGTTTTTGTAAGAATAACACGTCGCCATAAGGAGCGACGAATTGGGGTGGAAAAATTTCTCCTCCGccgtttcatttttttttttaactttttttgaatttgaaaggaaaaaaaggaaaaaaaggaaaaaaaataatataacgaTTATAGTTCCGTGAAATAGTCATCTTCTCTGCGTCCAGGTTTGTCCAATAAGGTCCCTCGTatattgaattttcaaaatttagcctTAGAGATATTTTTTCATAAAGCCTCCTTTTCTCTGTCGAAATGATTGAAATATAATCttgtcaacaaaaaaaaaactattaaaatataatgaatattattttaaagtaaaaaaatcaaaaagacccttattataaatttaataaattttgtgtacattgttcataaattttatttaaatacatGTTGATAAAAATAATGCTTCCCACGCTTGTTGAATGAATTTTACAAAGGTCTCAGTAAGTCCTAGTTAAATAAATTGTATTCTGTCTTACTATTTTTTTAGCCAAATTAACAATGATAGTTTTGAACACTCTAATTACATAATTGTtgattatctttgaatttttacATAGTTTACATTGTCTTAGTAAAAGAGAGGTAGGtttaaaattctcttattatACTTTATAATTAACTAAAAGATTTTTGACTCTTCCGTGTATAAAtacattaaaataataataataataataataataataatggaaAGTAGCTTCTTTTTCACATTTCCTAGACTACAAATTCTGTACAAAAACAATAAATACAGGTAAATTACATAATAATAGAGGCACACTAATACCCTTGACTTATAATTTCGAgtctaaattaaaatatttttaaaaaattaattaaaaaggcAAAAAGTGAAAATCATCACAGCCAGAGAGCTCCGGCTTCTTTCAAGATCGGGACGAGCTCGCCGGTGATGTGGACGGTGACGAGGCGATCGAGTCCCCCGAGCAGTCTTCCCCCGACGAACACAAGCGGCTGCGCCGCCGAGCGCCCGCCACCCCCGGCCGCCGCCTCCGCCTCCATCATCGTCGCCGCGTCCTCTGCCCCCTCGCCGATCTCGCACATCACTGGGTTGACTCCCAGCCCCAGCAACAGGCGCCGCGCCACGTCGCACATGCAGCACCCCCTCGC
This region of Zingiber officinale cultivar Zhangliang chromosome 9A, Zo_v1.1, whole genome shotgun sequence genomic DNA includes:
- the LOC122020739 gene encoding monothiol glutaredoxin-S3-like, giving the protein MRGAISSRPEPPRTADDLLSSSPSTSSSSSSSGGGSAVRAAVAENPVVVVGARGCCMCDVARRLLLGLGVNPVMCEIGEGAEDAATMMEAEAAAGGGGRSAAQPLVFVGGRLLGGLDRLVTVHITGELVPILKEAGALWL